A single window of Sphingobacterium sp. ML3W DNA harbors:
- a CDS encoding PAS domain-containing sensor histidine kinase translates to MEIDNNARSTKFPLDQTFSLEGLIVLDAEGYFKSLNEQAKLLLAIDHVENRKIQECICFYDMENLHPLSFDELSFHQTLATDTDHFDMTYGIKLEDNTFRWLSFSSRVQKDKSKTYVLLAFHDVSKLVNQNKELFEKKEQLQLLIASLDDLVFEVTHEGIFTNYWTNTPDLLFYKPEYFLGKNLGDLFSGPLVATTLALIRKAIDRDKVYKLQFPSPFESHKGKWYRLKVKPIHLTTDRVILVISDISKHVASLEKIRFNVHKFDQAFQFSGLGMSLTSLQGYCIESNKNLSKILGYSQEELSELNFLDLTHPDDLENDYRQRQRLVTGEMDSFTLEKRYRHKLGHYFWCSVTISAVQNQDNEVSFFIVQLQDISVAKKNMDILESQKQELEFVKVNLETKVRQLEEFNQIVAHHLRGPVSNIHMLIEELKKESSTEVKHEYLTLIESSNNNLTDTLQELSDILELRIDNQTIAHDNCHFQTIFETVSHQFSEDIQQKKSIITTDFQVENIIYPKIYLENIFNNLLSNALNYTDPEVSPVIHLKTYMEDNSTILSIQDNGIGIDLPKFKSQIFMFRKVFHRGFDSKGIGLFMTRYQVEALGGKIDIESALHKGSTFLVKFLENK, encoded by the coding sequence ATGGAAATTGACAATAACGCAAGGAGCACTAAATTTCCCCTAGATCAAACATTTAGTTTAGAAGGACTTATTGTGCTCGATGCAGAAGGCTATTTTAAATCCTTAAATGAGCAAGCGAAATTGTTATTAGCAATTGACCATGTAGAAAATAGGAAAATTCAGGAATGCATATGCTTCTATGACATGGAAAACCTGCACCCGCTTTCTTTTGATGAACTTTCATTTCATCAGACCCTAGCAACGGATACAGACCACTTTGATATGACCTATGGTATTAAACTGGAGGACAACACCTTCAGGTGGTTATCCTTCAGCTCAAGAGTCCAGAAAGACAAATCAAAGACCTATGTATTACTCGCATTTCATGATGTTTCTAAGCTCGTCAACCAAAACAAGGAGTTATTTGAAAAGAAGGAGCAATTACAGCTTTTGATTGCCTCTCTGGATGATTTGGTATTTGAAGTAACCCACGAAGGTATTTTCACAAATTACTGGACCAACACACCGGACCTATTGTTTTACAAACCTGAATATTTTCTCGGGAAAAATTTAGGCGACCTCTTTTCAGGACCATTAGTAGCGACCACGCTTGCTCTTATCCGTAAGGCTATAGATCGAGATAAGGTATACAAACTGCAATTTCCATCCCCATTTGAGTCTCATAAGGGTAAATGGTATAGGCTCAAAGTAAAGCCCATTCACTTAACCACGGATCGCGTCATCTTGGTCATCTCCGATATTTCAAAACATGTGGCATCTTTAGAAAAAATCAGATTCAATGTGCATAAATTCGATCAAGCTTTCCAATTTTCTGGTTTAGGAATGTCCTTGACCAGCTTACAGGGCTATTGCATTGAATCAAATAAAAACCTAAGTAAAATTTTAGGGTATTCGCAAGAAGAGCTATCTGAACTTAATTTTTTAGATCTCACACATCCCGATGATTTAGAAAACGACTATCGTCAACGCCAAAGATTAGTCACAGGTGAAATGGATAGCTTTACATTAGAAAAAAGATATCGCCACAAATTAGGTCATTACTTTTGGTGCTCCGTCACCATCTCTGCTGTACAGAATCAAGATAATGAGGTTTCCTTTTTTATTGTTCAACTGCAAGATATATCGGTTGCTAAAAAAAACATGGATATCCTAGAAAGCCAAAAACAAGAACTGGAATTTGTCAAGGTAAATCTGGAAACAAAAGTAAGGCAACTGGAAGAGTTCAATCAGATTGTTGCCCATCACTTAAGAGGACCTGTTAGTAATATCCATATGCTTATCGAAGAATTGAAAAAAGAAAGCAGTACTGAAGTAAAGCATGAATACCTAACGCTAATTGAAAGCAGCAACAATAATTTAACAGATACGCTTCAAGAACTGTCTGACATACTAGAGTTACGTATTGACAATCAAACCATTGCACACGATAATTGTCATTTTCAAACCATCTTCGAAACAGTATCGCATCAATTTTCGGAAGACATACAACAAAAAAAATCAATTATTACAACGGACTTTCAGGTTGAAAATATCATTTATCCGAAAATTTATTTGGAAAACATCTTCAATAATCTGCTGAGTAACGCATTAAATTATACCGATCCAGAGGTAAGTCCCGTTATCCATTTAAAAACGTACATGGAAGATAATTCGACCATTTTAAGTATTCAAGATAATGGAATAGGTATAGATTTACCTAAATTTAAATCACAAATTTTTATGTTTAGAAAAGTATTTCATCGCGGTTTTGACAGTAAAGGCATCGGCTTATTTATGACTCGCTATCAGGTGGAGGCTTTGGGTGGTAAAATCGATATCGAAAGTGCTCTTCATAAAGGTTCTACATTTTTAGTGAAATTTTTAGAAAACAAATAA
- a CDS encoding alpha-L-fucosidase: protein MIHLKRILFSFCLLLSFTSTTFAQENPKTKWFSHDRFGMFIHWGLYSGAEGLWKGEKLRYMNNYAEWLRYRNRVSKEEYGELAQRFVWDQINPEEWVLLAKKAGMKYIIMTTKHHDGVAIWDTKIGNYSLSKLSGNNRDIIKELAEACKKHDMKLGFYYSHWIDWEHAYGWDHNQELAGHVSDAQYNQYWQEKVIPQLRELLTNYGDIALMWFDMWIPYQKSIIKKEQLEQVAQLIHTLQPNCLINSRLGLPTDKQNVDFETFGDNQFGTSYIDHPWETPGTIAHSWGYNGQENEWKSTSQIFNSLISNVSLNGGFTLNIGPRADGTVPYESVSRLEDIGNWLNEHGEGIYGATGLALRANQHDWGYLTTKTSGKQTQVFAQVFNWPLDRVLRISGIKTKPKQIAIQNDSNNANLKFEQIGGILHVHLPTKQSDKFVSTVVLTFDQELQLDQQMVAESTFGGFALNSTNAIHNDQLKVVRYNGKNPRHILSTGEDIEWEVEFPAAGTYKVDVSAHNPNKEDISITIRTNTETLSGKLTPNGMMVVEPNENNYTEEFVNTRIGTFKIEKPGRQKITFHTNGSQQLWLNSIWTEKLK, encoded by the coding sequence ATGATACATTTGAAAAGAATCCTATTCAGTTTTTGTTTATTATTAAGCTTTACTTCCACAACTTTCGCACAAGAAAACCCGAAGACTAAATGGTTCAGCCATGATCGCTTTGGCATGTTTATCCACTGGGGACTGTACAGTGGAGCAGAAGGACTATGGAAAGGTGAAAAGCTACGCTATATGAACAATTACGCGGAATGGCTTCGCTACCGCAACCGCGTATCTAAAGAGGAATACGGAGAACTTGCACAACGGTTTGTTTGGGATCAGATCAACCCTGAAGAATGGGTCTTGCTTGCCAAAAAAGCTGGAATGAAATATATCATCATGACGACTAAGCACCACGATGGTGTAGCTATTTGGGATACCAAAATAGGTAACTATAGCCTTAGCAAGCTAAGTGGGAACAATCGTGATATCATTAAAGAACTGGCTGAAGCCTGTAAAAAGCATGATATGAAACTTGGCTTCTACTATTCACATTGGATCGATTGGGAGCATGCATACGGTTGGGACCATAATCAAGAACTGGCAGGCCATGTCAGCGATGCGCAATACAATCAATATTGGCAAGAAAAGGTCATCCCCCAATTAAGGGAACTTTTGACCAATTATGGAGATATCGCGCTGATGTGGTTCGACATGTGGATACCTTACCAAAAGTCAATTATTAAAAAAGAACAGTTGGAACAAGTGGCCCAACTTATCCATACCCTACAACCCAATTGTTTAATCAATTCGAGATTGGGTCTTCCTACTGATAAACAAAATGTAGATTTTGAAACTTTTGGTGACAATCAGTTTGGTACTTCCTATATCGATCATCCTTGGGAAACTCCAGGTACTATTGCCCATTCATGGGGATATAATGGGCAGGAAAATGAATGGAAATCGACGAGTCAAATCTTCAACTCCTTAATATCAAATGTAAGCTTAAATGGTGGTTTCACCCTCAATATAGGACCACGTGCCGACGGTACTGTTCCTTACGAAAGTGTTTCTAGACTTGAAGATATTGGAAATTGGTTAAACGAGCATGGTGAAGGAATCTATGGTGCTACAGGATTGGCCTTACGTGCCAATCAACATGATTGGGGATATTTGACCACAAAAACATCAGGTAAACAGACCCAAGTTTTTGCACAAGTATTCAATTGGCCATTAGATCGCGTACTTCGCATTTCAGGAATTAAGACAAAACCGAAACAGATCGCCATTCAAAATGACAGCAATAACGCAAATTTAAAATTTGAACAAATAGGCGGTATCTTACATGTTCACCTTCCAACAAAACAAAGTGATAAATTTGTGTCTACAGTTGTGCTGACTTTCGACCAAGAACTACAACTCGATCAGCAGATGGTTGCCGAATCTACTTTTGGAGGATTCGCGTTAAATAGTACCAATGCAATCCATAATGATCAATTAAAAGTTGTTCGCTATAATGGTAAAAACCCGAGGCATATACTGTCTACAGGTGAAGATATCGAGTGGGAAGTAGAATTCCCTGCAGCAGGAACATATAAAGTCGATGTGTCTGCGCATAATCCAAATAAAGAGGATATCAGCATCACGATTCGCACAAACACCGAAACCCTCAGTGGAAAATTAACACCAAATGGAATGATGGTGGTAGAGCCAAACGAAAACAACTATACAGAAGAATTTGTCAACACTCGGATCGGTACATTTAAAATTGAAAAACCTGGCCGTCAAAAAATAACATTCCATACCAATGGGAGCCAACAACTTTGGCTGAATAGTATATGGACAGAGAAACTGAAATAA
- a CDS encoding glycoside hydrolase family 3 N-terminal domain-containing protein, producing MKLSSIFFGGMLFLTSPNLQAQQIPYKNSNLPVENRVQDLLGRMTTDEKVGQLSKLLGWEMYEKGPAGVGVSAKLKKAVKEQHIGLLWATLRADPWTQKTLLNGLSPVEAARATNAIQRYMLDSTRLGIPLLLSEEAPHGHMAIGATVFPTAIGQASTWNPALIEQMAGTIAKETYAVGGKNGYGPVLDLARDPRWSRTEETYGEDAYLIGQMGKAMVKGFQGGGLGKEDKIIGTLKHFVAYAVPEGGHNGEAVSIGERALRHHFLYPFEQAVKAGVGSVMTAYNSIDGIPCSANPWLLKDILRKEWGFNGFVVSDLLSISGLNGGHATASNGAEAASQSIHSGLDVDLSGTGYGANLLQAVQAGLVESAVLDTAVARVLRMKFNLGLFDRPFVDEKLVLKKVGTQANREMARKVAQESIVLLKNEANLLPLKKTIKRIAVVGPNADNVYNQLGDYTAPQAEAKVTTVLNGIRAAVGKGTQIDYVKGCAIRDTLHSHVQEAVAAAQLSDVVVVVLGGSSARDFKTSYQATGAANVDINAISDMESGEGFDRVSLDMMGDQLKLLKALEQTGKPIVLVTIMGRPLNLNWASEHIPAIVNAWYPGQEGGLAIADVLFGDYNPAGRLPISIPRSVGQLPVHYNHNKPKHHDYVEMTAKPLYTFGYGLSYSAFDYSSLHVDLKENTDDFICTVSFDVENKGSMSGDEVAQLYVVDEVSSVVTAVKQLKRFERKSIGVGERVRISFQLTKEDLKLWAVDSVWKTEKGKFKLLIGAGSDDLRLEGVLELKKDYL from the coding sequence ATGAAACTCAGCAGTATCTTTTTTGGTGGAATGCTATTCCTTACAAGCCCTAATCTACAAGCACAGCAAATTCCGTATAAAAACAGTAATCTTCCGGTAGAAAATAGAGTTCAGGATCTATTGGGTAGGATGACAACGGATGAAAAAGTGGGACAATTATCGAAATTGTTAGGATGGGAAATGTATGAGAAGGGACCTGCTGGTGTTGGGGTGAGTGCAAAACTTAAAAAAGCAGTTAAAGAACAGCATATTGGTTTGCTATGGGCAACCTTACGTGCTGATCCGTGGACACAGAAAACACTTTTAAATGGTCTAAGTCCTGTGGAGGCGGCTCGTGCTACAAATGCAATCCAACGGTATATGTTGGATAGTACGCGTTTGGGTATTCCTTTATTATTGTCGGAAGAAGCTCCCCATGGCCATATGGCTATCGGCGCAACAGTTTTCCCAACAGCTATCGGACAGGCGAGTACCTGGAATCCAGCATTAATAGAACAAATGGCTGGAACGATTGCAAAAGAGACTTATGCCGTTGGTGGTAAAAATGGTTACGGTCCTGTTTTAGATTTAGCTCGCGACCCCCGTTGGTCGCGTACCGAAGAGACTTATGGTGAAGATGCATATTTGATCGGACAGATGGGAAAAGCGATGGTGAAGGGTTTCCAGGGTGGTGGCTTAGGCAAAGAGGATAAGATTATTGGAACGCTTAAACATTTTGTTGCGTATGCAGTTCCTGAGGGCGGGCATAATGGTGAGGCTGTTTCCATTGGTGAAAGGGCTTTAAGACATCATTTTTTGTATCCTTTTGAACAAGCAGTAAAGGCAGGTGTTGGTTCGGTGATGACGGCTTATAATAGTATTGATGGTATTCCATGTTCGGCAAACCCTTGGCTATTGAAGGATATATTGCGTAAGGAATGGGGTTTTAATGGTTTTGTCGTCTCTGACTTATTGAGTATATCGGGATTGAATGGTGGCCATGCTACGGCATCGAATGGTGCAGAAGCCGCTTCACAAAGTATACATTCCGGTCTTGATGTCGATTTGAGTGGTACAGGTTATGGCGCTAATTTATTGCAGGCTGTACAGGCTGGACTTGTGGAAAGTGCTGTGCTAGATACGGCCGTGGCTCGGGTATTACGGATGAAATTTAACTTGGGTTTATTTGACCGTCCTTTTGTGGATGAAAAGCTTGTCTTGAAAAAAGTAGGTACTCAAGCCAATAGGGAAATGGCAAGAAAGGTTGCTCAGGAATCCATTGTGTTGCTGAAAAATGAGGCGAATCTGCTGCCTTTGAAAAAGACAATCAAGCGCATCGCTGTTGTAGGTCCTAATGCGGATAATGTCTATAATCAATTGGGTGATTACACCGCTCCGCAGGCAGAGGCTAAGGTGACGACTGTGCTAAATGGTATCCGTGCTGCGGTGGGAAAGGGTACTCAGATTGATTATGTAAAAGGCTGTGCGATAAGGGATACTTTACACAGTCATGTTCAAGAGGCGGTTGCTGCTGCTCAGTTGTCCGATGTTGTTGTGGTCGTATTAGGAGGTTCTAGTGCGCGTGATTTTAAGACTTCTTATCAAGCTACTGGTGCGGCTAACGTGGATATCAATGCCATCAGCGATATGGAGAGTGGTGAGGGCTTTGATCGTGTTTCTTTGGATATGATGGGGGATCAATTGAAATTATTAAAAGCATTGGAACAAACGGGTAAGCCAATTGTATTGGTGACCATCATGGGGAGACCGTTGAATTTAAATTGGGCATCTGAACATATTCCTGCTATTGTCAATGCTTGGTACCCAGGACAGGAGGGGGGCTTGGCGATAGCAGATGTGCTTTTTGGAGACTATAACCCTGCAGGTCGTTTGCCAATTTCAATACCACGCTCCGTAGGACAATTACCGGTACATTACAATCATAACAAACCGAAGCATCATGATTATGTAGAGATGACAGCTAAACCTTTGTATACTTTTGGTTATGGTTTGAGTTATAGTGCATTTGATTATTCAAGTCTTCATGTTGATTTGAAAGAAAATACTGATGATTTTATTTGTACAGTTTCTTTTGATGTGGAAAATAAAGGGTCGATGAGTGGCGATGAAGTCGCACAATTGTACGTTGTAGATGAGGTGAGTTCTGTCGTAACAGCTGTAAAACAATTAAAACGTTTTGAACGTAAGTCTATTGGAGTAGGGGAGCGTGTGCGTATCTCTTTTCAATTGACAAAAGAAGATTTGAAACTATGGGCTGTGGATAGCGTTTGGAAAACAGAGAAAGGAAAGTTCAAATTGCTTATCGGCGCTGGTTCGGATGATTTGCGATTGGAAGGTGTACTGGAATTGAAGAAAGATTATTTGTAG
- a CDS encoding SusD/RagB family nutrient-binding outer membrane lipoprotein, translating into MKTIISKISLALLISTGFASCSKFEEINTSPTAANGDQVQIEYFINGSITGAQMNPDVAERSFVLYWKTAARQHFTTGISGGSYNDEWSGVYWSQISKWLNNTNTGIQVAEEQKAKGAGKEYTDNLIQVSRIWRAYLLSEASDLFGPLPIEAFQGINPEFNSVKDVYEYMLVELKDASEKLDPAIKIPGDIEKFDRVYKFDFAKWQKYANSMRLRLAMRLSEVDPAKAKTEFEAAIATNNLITTAADNFTVKEADGWNDLAGVMSREWNSQVLSTTLNNMYIGLGGIKSNEQLGAAFQSAIKENDYIGKRYLNHYSVMTNDPSAGYWLDGLPNTIDPRAYKAFFIPGDLTGSTFSNFPSYTTDAITTTTKLVIGKDDDDKDANESNDIKLDAKYTWNTFAIGDWAAKGTLNKAKTTLVGKVPGLSKEFRLSNSSRIFFASWETYFLMAEAAVRGWNTGTSAQTAYENGVKANFEYWKVEQFATQYLASESYNRLGTSAKFTHTAEPGSSHTMKYIDGYTGTAGTANIEYPVNNLYKSGSVKNDILTKIITQKYIANMPWLPLESWNDQRRLGLPFFENPAIENTLTNLPDLNSGNYKTSNIKFFPQRIPYPSSLRESDPNGYDKAKELLGGTDAVLTPLWWAKQN; encoded by the coding sequence ATGAAAACTATCATATCAAAAATCAGCTTAGCCCTACTGATCAGTACAGGCTTCGCTTCTTGTAGCAAATTCGAAGAAATAAACACCTCTCCTACAGCAGCAAATGGTGATCAGGTGCAAATTGAATATTTCATAAATGGTTCAATTACTGGAGCACAGATGAATCCAGATGTAGCTGAAAGATCATTCGTATTGTATTGGAAAACTGCAGCTAGACAGCATTTTACAACTGGTATTTCAGGAGGTTCTTATAACGATGAATGGTCTGGAGTATATTGGAGTCAAATTTCAAAATGGCTCAATAATACCAATACTGGAATTCAGGTCGCAGAAGAACAAAAAGCAAAAGGAGCTGGCAAAGAATACACCGACAACTTAATACAGGTATCAAGAATTTGGAGAGCATATCTATTGAGTGAAGCCTCAGATTTATTCGGACCGCTTCCAATTGAAGCTTTTCAAGGTATCAACCCGGAATTTAATTCGGTTAAAGATGTTTATGAATACATGTTGGTCGAACTTAAAGATGCCAGTGAAAAATTAGATCCTGCAATAAAAATTCCGGGAGATATTGAGAAATTTGACCGTGTTTACAAGTTTGATTTTGCTAAATGGCAAAAATATGCAAACTCAATGCGTTTAAGGTTAGCGATGCGTCTATCAGAAGTTGACCCTGCAAAAGCAAAAACTGAGTTCGAAGCAGCAATAGCCACAAATAATTTGATTACAACTGCTGCAGACAATTTTACTGTTAAAGAAGCTGACGGATGGAATGATCTAGCTGGTGTCATGTCCAGAGAATGGAATTCACAGGTATTATCCACAACACTCAATAATATGTACATTGGATTGGGCGGAATAAAATCTAATGAACAATTAGGAGCGGCTTTCCAAAGTGCCATTAAAGAAAACGATTATATCGGTAAAAGATATTTGAATCACTATTCTGTAATGACCAATGATCCTTCTGCAGGATATTGGTTAGATGGATTACCAAACACTATCGATCCAAGAGCATATAAAGCATTTTTTATACCTGGTGATTTAACTGGTTCTACTTTTTCTAATTTCCCTTCGTATACGACAGATGCAATCACAACAACAACCAAGTTAGTTATTGGAAAAGATGATGATGACAAAGATGCCAATGAAAGCAATGACATTAAGTTAGATGCTAAATACACTTGGAATACATTTGCAATCGGAGATTGGGCTGCAAAAGGAACTTTAAACAAAGCAAAAACAACGTTAGTAGGAAAAGTACCGGGCTTATCAAAAGAGTTTAGATTAAGCAATAGTTCGAGAATATTTTTCGCGAGCTGGGAAACATATTTCTTGATGGCAGAAGCTGCTGTTAGGGGATGGAATACCGGAACCTCTGCACAAACTGCTTATGAAAATGGTGTTAAAGCCAATTTCGAGTATTGGAAAGTAGAGCAATTTGCTACCCAATATTTAGCTTCGGAAAGCTATAACCGCCTTGGTACTTCGGCAAAATTCACCCATACTGCTGAGCCAGGCAGCTCGCATACAATGAAATACATTGACGGTTATACAGGAACTGCAGGAACTGCAAATATCGAATATCCGGTAAATAACCTCTACAAAAGTGGATCTGTAAAAAATGATATCCTGACCAAAATCATCACGCAAAAATATATTGCAAATATGCCTTGGTTACCATTAGAATCATGGAACGATCAACGAAGATTAGGTTTACCATTCTTTGAAAATCCTGCTATAGAAAATACTTTAACCAATTTACCAGATCTTAATAGTGGAAATTATAAAACAAGTAATATTAAGTTTTTTCCACAACGTATACCATACCCATCTTCGCTTAGAGAAAGTGATCCGAATGGCTATGACAAAGCAAAAGAACTACTTGGTGGAACTGACGCTGTCTTAACTCCATTATGGTGGGCTAAACAGAATTAA
- a CDS encoding SusC/RagA family TonB-linked outer membrane protein has translation MSYFYKKSAGLALCTLFSASSLFAQQTITGTVTDATGPVSGVTVSVKGTARGTQTSANGTFTIQAAAGETLRFSNIGYKATEIVVGSTKTINVSLVQDSEALGEVVVTAMGIKREKKALGYSFQEVKSEQLLETKENNIANALVGKVSGLQVIKGSNGPASSTKLTLRGNNSLTGDNQPLIIVDGVPVNNFIGAKNNDYWNPSLDMGSGLGDINPEDIESMSVLKSGAASAIYGSRAGNGAIVITTKSGKLQKGTGITFSSTLGLESIFMTPEIQNNFGQGKDGVGEKTSTENWGPEIETAYDNIGNFFKTGINHTQNLSFQQQIGENTNVYTSATYLNDDSKIPGSTFRRINLLSKVNTTFGPNKRWITDVKVQYMNTEALNRPQAGQNSSNVYSTLFRMPRDLNILDFKNPINEDGKMNWYGTSNSTNPYWLAKYRLNQDVRDRYIMNANIKYVLTDWLDVEGRVGSDRYSTNYNDRIYSGSPLATTGRYSLGKNTFFENNYTIALNARKDDLVGKWGGSASLFGQIMNTKETGLSANAGDLQVPDIFTINNGKNNPSVDETFYRKQINSLYATAEIDYDNFWFINLTGRNDWSSALLEENRSFFYPSVSTSLILSEMISKNGGTMPSWLNFTKLRASYAAVGNDLRSYKLFNVYSTGKDPDGNTVANRDNTKYNPNIVSELIKTVEAGFELRMFNSRLGFDFSWYKTNATNQLIALPMNPMSGYSFEMVNAGNIQNQGIEIMLNGTILDNKEGLSWNTSVNFSKNKNKIISLTSDRDYYPLGGFDNVAVRAVTGSLYGDILGTKFLRVTDEKSPYLGQLLLDGNGLPQATSEIEKLGNQSPTALVGWTNSFNYKNFAFNFQIDGRFGGEFFSGTNVALQGNGTAAATVIDGKRDNFIVDGVFNNNGKLEQNNKEVSPQRYWKAIAENGNLGIGEANIYDATNIRLRNVNLTYSLPSTLFKGNFIQRAKIGITANNVWMIKSYGNGVDPESVFSISSNASGFENFSTPTSRSYFFNVTLGF, from the coding sequence ATGAGTTATTTCTACAAAAAAAGTGCAGGTTTGGCATTATGCACCCTATTTAGTGCATCATCCTTATTCGCACAGCAAACTATTACTGGAACGGTAACAGATGCTACAGGCCCAGTTTCTGGCGTTACCGTATCCGTAAAAGGTACAGCGCGCGGAACACAAACAAGCGCAAATGGTACATTTACCATCCAAGCAGCAGCAGGCGAAACACTGCGATTTTCAAACATTGGTTATAAAGCAACAGAAATTGTAGTCGGTTCAACTAAAACGATTAATGTTTCCTTAGTCCAAGATTCGGAAGCTTTGGGTGAAGTGGTGGTAACCGCTATGGGAATAAAACGTGAGAAAAAAGCACTTGGATATTCTTTTCAAGAAGTAAAGTCAGAGCAATTATTAGAAACTAAAGAAAATAATATTGCGAATGCCTTAGTCGGAAAAGTATCTGGTTTACAAGTTATTAAAGGGTCAAACGGCCCTGCATCCTCCACCAAATTAACATTAAGAGGAAATAACTCACTAACAGGAGATAATCAACCATTAATTATTGTCGATGGTGTACCGGTTAACAACTTCATTGGAGCAAAAAATAATGATTATTGGAATCCCTCATTAGATATGGGGAGTGGACTTGGTGATATCAACCCAGAAGACATTGAAAGCATGTCTGTTTTAAAATCTGGAGCAGCATCTGCCATTTATGGTTCAAGAGCAGGAAATGGAGCAATTGTTATTACTACGAAATCTGGTAAGCTGCAAAAAGGAACAGGAATCACCTTTTCTTCTACACTTGGTCTAGAATCCATTTTTATGACCCCAGAGATCCAAAATAATTTTGGTCAGGGAAAGGATGGGGTAGGTGAGAAAACGAGCACTGAAAATTGGGGCCCAGAAATTGAGACTGCCTATGATAATATCGGCAATTTTTTTAAAACTGGTATCAACCACACTCAAAATCTTTCGTTTCAACAACAAATAGGAGAAAACACAAATGTATATACTTCGGCAACCTATTTGAATGATGATAGTAAAATCCCTGGTTCAACATTTAGAAGAATAAACCTACTATCTAAAGTCAATACGACATTTGGTCCGAATAAGCGGTGGATTACTGATGTCAAAGTTCAATATATGAACACCGAAGCTTTAAATCGCCCACAAGCAGGTCAAAACTCGTCAAACGTATATTCGACTTTGTTTAGAATGCCCAGAGATTTGAATATTTTGGATTTCAAAAACCCAATCAATGAAGATGGTAAGATGAACTGGTATGGTACATCAAATTCAACAAATCCATATTGGTTAGCTAAATATAGACTCAATCAGGATGTTCGTGATCGTTACATCATGAATGCAAACATCAAGTATGTCCTAACTGATTGGTTAGATGTAGAAGGTAGAGTTGGGTCGGATCGTTATTCAACGAATTACAATGATAGAATCTATTCAGGAAGTCCTTTAGCAACAACAGGTCGATATTCGCTAGGAAAAAATACTTTCTTTGAAAACAATTACACCATTGCTTTGAATGCAAGAAAGGATGATTTGGTAGGCAAATGGGGAGGATCAGCATCCCTTTTTGGACAAATAATGAACACCAAAGAAACTGGGTTGAGTGCAAATGCTGGAGACTTACAAGTACCTGATATTTTCACCATCAACAATGGTAAAAACAATCCTTCAGTTGATGAAACCTTCTATAGAAAACAAATCAATTCACTTTATGCTACTGCCGAAATTGATTATGATAACTTTTGGTTTATTAACCTGACAGGAAGAAATGACTGGTCCTCAGCGTTACTTGAGGAGAACCGTTCCTTCTTTTACCCATCAGTAAGTACATCACTTATTTTATCTGAAATGATATCGAAGAATGGTGGTACAATGCCTTCATGGTTAAATTTCACGAAATTAAGGGCTTCATACGCTGCTGTAGGAAATGATTTACGTTCGTATAAATTATTCAATGTCTATAGTACTGGAAAAGATCCTGATGGAAATACAGTTGCAAATCGAGACAACACCAAATACAATCCAAATATTGTCAGTGAGTTAATCAAAACAGTAGAAGCAGGTTTTGAATTAAGAATGTTCAATAGCCGCTTAGGATTCGATTTCTCTTGGTATAAAACAAATGCAACAAACCAACTTATTGCATTACCGATGAATCCAATGAGTGGGTATAGCTTTGAGATGGTAAACGCTGGTAATATACAAAATCAGGGTATTGAAATCATGTTGAATGGTACAATTCTAGATAACAAAGAAGGTTTATCATGGAATACCAGTGTTAACTTCTCTAAAAACAAAAATAAAATCATTTCACTAACGTCAGACCGCGATTATTACCCTCTAGGAGGTTTTGACAATGTTGCCGTACGTGCAGTAACAGGAAGTCTATATGGCGATATCTTAGGTACAAAATTTTTGAGAGTAACAGATGAAAAAAGCCCTTACCTGGGACAGCTTTTATTGGACGGAAATGGCTTACCACAAGCAACATCTGAAATTGAAAAACTAGGAAATCAATCTCCTACAGCACTAGTTGGCTGGACAAACTCCTTTAATTATAAAAACTTTGCATTCAATTTCCAAATCGACGGAAGATTTGGTGGAGAATTTTTCTCTGGAACCAATGTAGCACTTCAAGGAAACGGAACTGCAGCAGCCACAGTAATTGACGGTAAAAGAGACAATTTTATCGTAGATGGTGTTTTTAATAATAATGGCAAATTAGAGCAAAATAATAAAGAAGTTTCTCCACAGCGTTATTGGAAAGCAATAGCTGAAAATGGAAACTTAGGAATTGGAGAAGCGAACATTTATGATGCTACGAACATCCGTTTACGAAATGTTAACTTAACCTATTCATTACCATCTACACTATTTAAGGGCAATTTTATACAACGTGCGAAAATCGGCATTACAGCAAATAATGTTTGGATGATCAAAAGTTATGGAAATGGTGTTGATCCAGAATCAGTATTTTCAATTAGTAGCAACGCTAGTGGCTTTGAAAACTTCTCAACCCCTACATCACGTTCATATTTCTTTAACGTAACATTAGGCTTTTAA